The Paraburkholderia agricolaris genome includes the window GGCCAGGTCGGCGATCTCGCCAGGCTGCGACACGCGCTTGAGCGGCGCGACATTCGTCATGCTGTCGACGATCTTCGCGTACGCTTCTTCACCCAGCACGCGACGCGGCAAACCGTCGTCCACCATGCCGGGCGCCAGCGCATTCACGCGGATGCGCGGCGCGAGATTGCGCGCAAGCGAGAGCGTCAGCGTATTGACCGCGCCCTTCGAGGCGGCATAGGCAATGGAAGACCCTGTACCGTTCAGCGCGGCCAGTGACGAGATATTGATCACCGACGTGCTATGTGCCGCGGTCGACGAATCGCGCAGCACGGGCACCGCGGCGCGCGTCATCTGAAACATGCCGATCAGGTTCACGCGATACACGCGCTCGAATTCCATGTCGTCGACAGCGGCCAGATCGCCGTGCGCAATGAAGCGCGTCGTGCCGGCGCAGTTGATCAGCGCGTCGATTCGGCGCCACTTCGAGACCACCGTATCGACCGCTTTCACGCAGGCCGCGTCGGAACCGACGTCGACGTCGAACACCATAGTCTCGGCGCCAAGCTGTTTGCATTGCGCTTCGACCGCCAACGCCGCTTCGCGCGTGCTGTCGTCGAAATTACCGATCGCCACCGCCCAGCCGGCGCCCGCAAAGCGCAGCGCGGTGGCCGCGCCAATGCCGGTAGCCGCGCCGGTGACCATACAAACCTGCTGCGTCATCCTTCTTTCTCCTCATGCTGTTTTACGTGCGGCCGGCATCGCCAGCGCGATCAGGGCGGCCAGCACCAGCGCGCAGGCGAGCACGATCATGCCGGGCAGCAGAGTGCCGGTCGCATCCTTCAGAAAACCGATCACGTAGGGGCTCACGAAACCCGCCAGATTGCCGGTGCAATTGATCACGGCAATGGCTGCCGCCGCGCCCACGCCGCCCATCAGCGCAGTCGGAATGCCCCAGAACACCGGTGCGATCGAATTGATGCCGATCGCCGCGACCACCAGTGCCGCCATCGAAAGCCATACGTGTTGGCCGAGCAGCACCGACGCCAGCATGCCGGCGGCACCCAGCACCGCGCACACCGCCACATGCTTGCGACGCTCGTCGTGCTTGTCCGCGTGACGCGCGATCAGGATCATCGCGACCGCGCTGATCAGCGACGGCACCGCCGACAGCAAACCGATATTTGCCACGCTCACCACGCCGCTCGCGCGGATCATCGTCGGCAACCAGAAGACGAGCCCGTAGTTGCCCATCGCGATGCAGAAGTACAGCAGGCCGAGCAGCCACACCTTCGGATTGGCAAACGCGCCGCGTACCGTCTGATGCGCACGGGTCTGCGCATCGGCTTCAAGATCGCGCGCGAGCAACGCCTTTTCCTCTTTGTTCAACCAGCTCACCGACTCGATGCGGTCGTGCAGAACAAAGAACGCGACGATGCCCACCACCAGCGAGGCGAGTCCTTCGATCAGAAACAGCCACTTCCAACCGGCGAGCCCGTGCACCCCGGCGAGTTGCTGCATGATCCAGCCCGACACTGGACCGCCGATCGCACCCGATACGGGAATCGCCGCCATGAACAGCGCGATGATCTGCGAGCGCCGGTTCGACGGAAACCACGTCGACAGATACAGCACGATGCCAGGAAAGAAACCCGCTTCGGCAACGCCGAGCAGAAAGCGCAAGATGTAGAACGAGGTCGCGCCACTCGCGAACATCGTCAGACACGAGACGATCGACCACGTGACCATGATCCGCGCGATCCAGATACGGGCGCCGACGCGATGCAGGATGAGGTTGCTCGGCACCTCGAAGATGAAATAGCCGAGAAAGAAGATGCCGGCACCCGCGCCGTACACGGTCTCGCTCAACGAGAGATCGGTGAGCATCTGCAACTTGGCGAAGCTCACGTTCACGCGATCGATATACGCGACAATGAACGCGAGAAACAGAAACGGCACGATGCGCCAGGCGAGCTTGCGGTACAACGCCACGCGTTCGGCGGATTCTGCGGGTTCCGCGGGCTTATCAGGCACAGCGGGCCGCTCGGCGCCGCCATACAGTGGGGTGCTCATACTTGTCTCCTTCCGCGCGCTTGGATGCGCGCTGTGGTCGCGGTGATACGGCGTATGGCGCGACTCCGGTTATACCCTGAGTTATGCGGTCGGCACGTAGCTGCTATGCTCGATCCACCCGTTTCACGCTCTACCGTCCTGCCGATGCTGAAGATTAGCCGGGTTGGGCGTCGCACCGCAAATCACTGTTTCGGTGCAAGTCATTACCATTCAGTTATGTTTACCGAGTCAACACGAATGGCAAGCACCGAAAACGACGCAATCGATCGCTTCTTTCGCAGCGGCCTGAAGCTGCCGCACCTGCGCATCCTGGTGAGCCTCGCGGAGC containing:
- a CDS encoding SDR family NAD(P)-dependent oxidoreductase; the protein is MTQQVCMVTGAATGIGAATALRFAGAGWAVAIGNFDDSTREAALAVEAQCKQLGAETMVFDVDVGSDAACVKAVDTVVSKWRRIDALINCAGTTRFIAHGDLAAVDDMEFERVYRVNLIGMFQMTRAAVPVLRDSSTAAHSTSVINISSLAALNGTGSSIAYAASKGAVNTLTLSLARNLAPRIRVNALAPGMVDDGLPRRVLGEEAYAKIVDSMTNVAPLKRVSQPGEIADLAWFIVAHAPSMTGQVIAAENGMLLNG
- a CDS encoding MFS transporter, which gives rise to MSTPLYGGAERPAVPDKPAEPAESAERVALYRKLAWRIVPFLFLAFIVAYIDRVNVSFAKLQMLTDLSLSETVYGAGAGIFFLGYFIFEVPSNLILHRVGARIWIARIMVTWSIVSCLTMFASGATSFYILRFLLGVAEAGFFPGIVLYLSTWFPSNRRSQIIALFMAAIPVSGAIGGPVSGWIMQQLAGVHGLAGWKWLFLIEGLASLVVGIVAFFVLHDRIESVSWLNKEEKALLARDLEADAQTRAHQTVRGAFANPKVWLLGLLYFCIAMGNYGLVFWLPTMIRASGVVSVANIGLLSAVPSLISAVAMILIARHADKHDERRKHVAVCAVLGAAGMLASVLLGQHVWLSMAALVVAAIGINSIAPVFWGIPTALMGGVGAAAAIAVINCTGNLAGFVSPYVIGFLKDATGTLLPGMIVLACALVLAALIALAMPAARKTA